In Pseudomonas sp. HR96, the DNA window CTATGAGTAGGCTGCCGGCCCAAGGCGCGACATGCGTTGCCGGACGGGAAGACTTGCCCCCTGCCACCCAGGGACTATTGAGGAGCTCGCATGACCAAACAACACGCCTTTACCCGGGAAGACCTGCTGCGCTGCAGTCGCGGTGAGCTGTTCGGCCCAGGTAACGCGCAATTGCCCGCGCCGAACATGCTGATGGTCGATCGCATCACCCACATCAGCGAAGAAGGCGGCAAGTACGGCAAAGGTGAATTGGTCGCCGAGCTGGATATCAACCCGGACCTGTGGTTCTTCGCCTGCCATTTCGAGGGCGACCCGGTGATGCCAGGCTGCCTGGGCCTGGATGCCATGTGGCAGCTGGTCGGCTTCTTCCTCGGCTGGCAGGGCCTGCCGGGCCGTGGCCGGGCACTGGGTTCGGGCGAAGTGAAATTCTTTGGCCAGGTGCTGCCGACCGCCCAGAAAGTCACCTATAACATTCAGATCAAGCGCGTGCTCAAGGGCAAGCTGAACCTGGCCATCGCCGACGGTTCGGTGACCGTTGACGGCCGCGAGATCTACACCGCCGAAGGCTTGCGCGTCGGCGTTTTCACCTCCACTGAAAATTTCTAAGGGTATTCGCATGCGCCGCGTCGTTATCACTGGTCTGGGCATTGTTTCCTGCTTGGGCAATGACAAAGACACCGTTTCCGCAAACCTGCGTGCAAGCCGCCCTGGCATCCGTTTCAACCCGGAATATGCCGAAATGGGTTTGCGCAGCCATGTTTCCGGTTCCATCGACCTCAACCTCGAAGAGCTGATCGACCGCAAGGTGTTCCGCTTTGTCGGTCACGCGGCTGCCTACGCCTACCTGGCGATGCAGGACGCGATCAAGGATTCGGGCCTGACCGAAGACCAGGTGTCCAACCCGCGCACCGGCCTGGTGGCCGGCTCCGGCGGCGCCTCGACGCTGAACCAGATGGAAGCGCTGGACATCCTGCGCGAGAAAGGCGTCAAGCGCGTTGGTCCGTACCGGGTGACCCGTACCATGAGCAGCACGGTCTCCGCCTGCCTGGCCACGCCCTTCAAGATCAAGGGCCTGAACTACTCCATCGCCTCGGCCTGCGCCACTAGTGCGCATTGCATCGGTACGGCCATGGAACAGATCCAGATGGGCAAGCAGGACATCGTCTTCGCCGGTGGCGGTGAAGAAGAGCACTGGAGCCAGTCGTTCCTGTTCGACGCCATGGGCGCGCTGTCGACCCAGTACAACGAGACCCCGGAAAAAGCCTCGCGCGCCTACGACGCCAAGCGTGACGGTTTCGTCATCGCCGGCGGTGGCGGCATGGTGGTGGTCGAGGAACTGGAACACGCCCTGGCCCGCGGCGCGAAGATCTACGCCGAAGTTGTCGGCTACGGCGCCACCTCCGACGGCTACGACATGGTCGCACCAAGCGGTGAAGGCGCCATCCGCTGCATGCAGATGGCCATGTCCACCGTCGACACGCCCATCGACTACCTGAACACCCACGGCACCTCGACCCCGGTCGGCGACGTCGCGGAAATCAAGGGCGTGCGTGAACTGTTCGGCGACAAGGCCCCAGCCATCAGCTCGACCAAGAGCCTGTCCGGCCACTCGCTGGGCGCCGCCGGCGTGCACGAGGCGATCTACTGCATGCTGATGATGGAAGGCAACTTCATCGCCGGCTCGGCCAACATCGACGAACTGGACCCGGCCGTGGCCGACATGCCGATCCAGACCAAAACCGTCGAGAACGTCGAGCTCAACACCGTGATGAGCAACAGCTTCGGCTTCGGTGGCACCAACGCTACGCTGGTACTCAAGCGCTGGCAGGGCAAATAGGCTCCTGCTGTAGACAAAAAGCCCCTGACCCTTTGGCAGGGGCTTTTTTCATGGCGGTTCGGTTGATCGGCTAGCATATTGAACATCGGTGCAAACTCCGCACTCTACAAGCATAGGATCCAGTGCCTCGCAAAGGAGTAGCCTATGACCATAGACGTCAAGACCCAATCACCCGACAGCTTTGTCCACAGCATTCAGATCAACGACCACCAGCTGTTCACTGACCTTCCCGAGGGCCTTGGCGGACATGACGAAGCGCCCTCCCCCCACGACTACTTCGACGCCGCCCTAGGGGCCTGCAAGGCCTTGACGCTCAAGCTCTACGCCCAGCGCAAGGGTATCCCGCTGACGGGCGTGCACGTACAGGTCAACCGCGACAATGCCGCCGAGTCCACGGGGAAATACGTGTTGAACGTCACGCTGCGCCTGGAAGGCGACCTGACCCATGTGCAGCGCAAGGAGCTGGATCGGATTGCCGATCACTGCCCGGTGCACAAGCTGATGACGACGGCCGAAGTCAGTATCGAAACCACCCTGGTCGATGGTCAGTAGGACCGAGCTTGCTCGGGAAGCGGTGCGAGCCCGTTCCCGAGAGAGCTCGGTCCTACAGGAACCGGTGTGGCGTCATTCCGAGCTCGGTCCTACAGGCTTCAAGCCTTGAACACTTCTTCCAGCAAGTTGTACATGGTCTTGAACGCGCGGTCGGAGACCTTCTGGTCGAACATCTGCACGCCCGGGTTGTTGGCTTCGGGATCGGTGAACGAGTGATAGGCGCCGCCGTAGGAGATCAGCGTCCAGTCGACCTTGGCCTCGTTCATTTCCTGAGTGAAGGCCGGCAGTTGCTCCTTGGGCACCAATGGGTCGGCATCGCCGTGCATCACCAGCACCGCGCCATCGATTTTGGTCGCCGCCGGGTTGGGCGTGTCCAGAGTGCCGTGGAAGGACACGGCAGCTTTGAGCGGCTCGCCGGTACGTGCAAGCTCCAGGGCGCAGCAGCCGCCGAAGCAGAAGCCGAAAGCAGCGAGCTTGGCCGAATCCACAGCCGCCACGGTTTGCGACTTGAGCTGTTCCAGGCCGGCCTTCATGCGCTTGAGCAGCAAGGCACGATCATTCTTGAGCGGCATCATCGCCGCGCCCGCCTGGTCACCGTTGGTGGGACGTACAGCCTGTCCGTACAGGTCCACCAGCAATACCACGTAACCCTGAGCCGCCACCGCGTGAGCGATACGCTCGGCGCCTTCGCTGACCCCCATCCAGTTCGGCGCCATGATAAGGCCCGGACGTGCCGAGACGATGTCGGCGTCATACACCAGGCGGCTCTCGAACGCCTGGCCGTCGATCTGGTAGCCCAACGATTGCACTTGTGGATTGCTCATGGATTTTTCCCCAAT includes these proteins:
- the fabA gene encoding 3-hydroxyacyl-[acyl-carrier-protein] dehydratase FabA, which translates into the protein MTKQHAFTREDLLRCSRGELFGPGNAQLPAPNMLMVDRITHISEEGGKYGKGELVAELDINPDLWFFACHFEGDPVMPGCLGLDAMWQLVGFFLGWQGLPGRGRALGSGEVKFFGQVLPTAQKVTYNIQIKRVLKGKLNLAIADGSVTVDGREIYTAEGLRVGVFTSTENF
- the fabB gene encoding beta-ketoacyl-ACP synthase I: MRRVVITGLGIVSCLGNDKDTVSANLRASRPGIRFNPEYAEMGLRSHVSGSIDLNLEELIDRKVFRFVGHAAAYAYLAMQDAIKDSGLTEDQVSNPRTGLVAGSGGASTLNQMEALDILREKGVKRVGPYRVTRTMSSTVSACLATPFKIKGLNYSIASACATSAHCIGTAMEQIQMGKQDIVFAGGGEEEHWSQSFLFDAMGALSTQYNETPEKASRAYDAKRDGFVIAGGGGMVVVEELEHALARGAKIYAEVVGYGATSDGYDMVAPSGEGAIRCMQMAMSTVDTPIDYLNTHGTSTPVGDVAEIKGVRELFGDKAPAISSTKSLSGHSLGAAGVHEAIYCMLMMEGNFIAGSANIDELDPAVADMPIQTKTVENVELNTVMSNSFGFGGTNATLVLKRWQGK
- a CDS encoding OsmC family protein; its protein translation is MTIDVKTQSPDSFVHSIQINDHQLFTDLPEGLGGHDEAPSPHDYFDAALGACKALTLKLYAQRKGIPLTGVHVQVNRDNAAESTGKYVLNVTLRLEGDLTHVQRKELDRIADHCPVHKLMTTAEVSIETTLVDGQ
- a CDS encoding dienelactone hydrolase family protein, with amino-acid sequence MSNPQVQSLGYQIDGQAFESRLVYDADIVSARPGLIMAPNWMGVSEGAERIAHAVAAQGYVVLLVDLYGQAVRPTNGDQAGAAMMPLKNDRALLLKRMKAGLEQLKSQTVAAVDSAKLAAFGFCFGGCCALELARTGEPLKAAVSFHGTLDTPNPAATKIDGAVLVMHGDADPLVPKEQLPAFTQEMNEAKVDWTLISYGGAYHSFTDPEANNPGVQMFDQKVSDRAFKTMYNLLEEVFKA